The Anolis carolinensis isolate JA03-04 chromosome 2, rAnoCar3.1.pri, whole genome shotgun sequence genome contains the following window.
TTCCATTCTGCTGTATCTGGAAGGATAAGGCTAGGATTCTTTAATAAAGAATGATCACCATCCTCAACAAGCTACAGTTTCTACAATTCTTTTTATGTCTTAAGAAATATGggatgtttcaaaatgatggacccaatttcaaagcagcatatttcacaatggcaacacGTTATGATTACACAAAAGGTTGCAAATTGTTGAATGAATTATCAAGTGTTACTAACCAATTTACAAATGCTCTATGCGCTCTCCACCTGCTGTATGTTTTCTGAACTGCAGAACACAATACGTCTTatgttacagcagtggttctcaacctgggggcccaagatgtttttggccttcaattcccagaaatcctaacagctggtaaactcgctgggatttctgggagttgtagcccaaaaacatctgggaaccccaggttgagaaccactgtgttacaaGGTCACCATCCTGAAAATGACTGAGACTACAGGCTATTTGTGCACTAAGAGAGGCATCTAGTCCTTTGAAACTCTTTGCCTCACCCTTTCAAggggtaagagtttcattcatgggcagtTCATGGTTGCAGATACAGCGATTTTCCTTTCAAAACAACCTTTACACTAGGGTGTATTGTGGGGGGAATGGcaaattaaaatatgttttatttaaatccAAGAGAACACTTTTATAGGaatatctttaggtcctccagtgtaactctGCTGGAGATTGATCATATTGTcgctctggaagacctagagattcctagagagaccaaAGTTAAACTCGCAAATGTAGAGGGCCAACAGTATACAGTTGCAGTATACAATTACATCAAATGAGAATAAGGTAGAACATGAACAGCTGATTTTGAATCTCAAAAACTTCTAAATCAAACACAAGTGCATGTCCTACAAATAATTCAGGCAAAGTAAATATTAAGGACactaatttaatatatatatctatatataccccCAAGCTTTTGGATGGGTCTTCAGCCTGGTTGTTCTCTCAAAATTAGATTTGTTTATTCATATGAGTGCTGCTACTTCAGTTTAACCACATACCTTTGGGGATGTCTTCTTCATTGGTCGTCTTGGGCTTTCCCACCACTTCCTCTACTGAGCTACTGCAAGAAGATAAAAGGCAACCCAAATATGAGCGATATAAGACAACAGGGCAATCAGTGGAGAGAAGCAGCCCCCTATGGACATAGATACTAAGAAGCAGGAAGCTGGCAGTGTTGTGTGTGTCACATAGTTAATCTCACTTTAGCTAAGTCACCTTGCTTCCCTCACATGCACAGCAAACTGTCTTTTCACCACTGCTGAGAGAAACTCAGCTCCGGTCGCAACTTGATGGActtgatgagggcaaacaaattaaacttaatccagacaagacagaggtacttctggtcaattggaaggcagaccagggaatagggacccagactgtgctggatgaggttacaatccccctgaaaacacaggtctgcagtttgggggtcctcctggattcagcgctgaatctggaggcccaggtatctgtggTGGTCAGGAGGGTCTTTTCACAATTAAAACCTGTGTGCCAACTGCGCTCATTTCTTCAGAAGCCAgacctggccacagtggtacatgccttcgTTACATCCCGTTGGGATTACCGTAACATgctttatgtggggctgcctttgaagagtgctcggaaacttcagctggttcaaagagcctcagccaggttgctcactgggactGACTACAGGGAGCTGACAATCCTCCTGTTGCACAGCTCCTCTGgcttgtttccaggcacaattcaaagtgctggttatgacttttAAGGCCCTAGACTGCtaaggtccaggctatttggctgaccacatctccCTGTATGAACCTGGCTGGGCACCGAGATCCTCAGGAaaggtccttctctcagtcccacctccatctcaagcttgcttggtgggaatgagggccttctcggtggctgcctcaccactctggaactcccttcttcccagggaaggcaGAATggaccccctccctgctgtccttcaggtggcaagctaaaacctttttattcaagcaggcttttaaacaagaaggtttttagctttgaatatgtatttactgccatttttaaaaataccattgatatttaattctgttttaatgcttgcatttttgtagattttaaattgtattgaaatgcttttaatgtaagccacttggaATCTTCttgcagagaataataataataataataataataataataataatgctttcccCAGCTGAGAAGAAACTATTCCCAATCTCTGGCAGAGCTCACCTAGAGCCATCAGACATATAGTCCACCTCCTGACCCTCAAAGTCCCCATCATCACTGTCTTCGAAGGCTTCATCATCAgatcccttctttttcttcttcttcttggtgaGAGGGGCTTTCTTCTTGGGTTTAGTTGGCTTTTCACCTAATaagaaacaaaaggcaaataATTTCAAGGCATTCCACTGAAAATGGAGAACCACTGGTTTTATAACTGTGGGGACATTTTAGCCCAGAATCCTATAGAATTGAAATGCGGAGGTCTGCCTCAGAGATGACCACTCCGGGCAGCAAATTTGAGGTGTCACCAAAAGGCAGTAAACTGAAAACGTATATAATGATCATTATATGCAGAACATTGTGGATTGGAAAAACGTGCTTGTGGAATTTAACCCCATGTACTGAAATGATTTTGCTGACTTTAGGCACTCAGGTGAATGAGAGATGGGACACCACTGCATTGCTCCATCTCAGGGCCCAATACAGTCTGTTCTAAAGCAAGCCATTGAAAAGAGCCCTCTAAAAGAGCTTCCTGGTGGTAAgatctgtttggcagtggaatatgctgcttccttGGGCTGTGGTAGagtctctgaaggtttttaaacagtgggtggatggacatctgtcaggagtacctTGAGCATatatttctgcctggcagaatggggttggactagatgatccctggggtctcttccaaatgtaTGTTTCTATGATAAGCTGTCACACCCACCACTCTTTCATTCAACTTTCCATACCATCAGCATCACTGAATTCGCTGTCATCTGAGCTCATTTCCAGATCATCTTCCAAATCATGGATTTTCAAATCACTTCCTTTCTTTttgcctttcttctctttctcctcctcttcctcttccccttggTCCTTCAGCCGCCGCTGTTGCATGATGCTAAAATGGTTCAGCACTTTGTTCCGTCTGCAGAGGAAGAAAACGGGTCACACTCAGCCACCAGAGGCACACGCAAGAAAGCTGGCTGAAACCTTCAGACTGGAGGCACATATACTACAACATTTCCATCTTTCTGGAACACTCTTTGAATTGGAGGTGCAAATAAAAGAGCTAAAATCAAACAGATGAGAATAGGCAACTTCAaacattttagtttattttaggGCTCCGGCAGGTGAAGCTATGAACTACAATTGAAAAGATCTGACTGCAAAGACTGGGTGCAGCACAGTAGACAAATAGCAATCTCATATCTGCCATGAACTCACAGGTATCTTTGGCCCCATAAAAGATGACACTGATGTACCTTCCAAAATTCTTGTACAGATTAATAAGACAATTAATGTGAAGTGCTTTCTAAAGTGCTATCCAAATGTATACATCTTTACTGCTCTAGTTATATatacctaaaccagtggttctcaacctgtgggtccttaggtgttttggcctacaactcccagaaatcccagacagtttaccagctgttagtatttctgggagttgaagactaaaacatctggggacccacaggttgagaaccactgaccttaaGTAGCCTCTCCCTCCATGCCAACTGTTTGGAGAAGAATGATACAACATGGGAGTCCTAGCTCCATCATGTACCAGCCTTCAGGCCTATATGGCATATCACCATACAATATCTTGGGAAGATATTAAGGCTCTGTACTCTCACCTCTCCCATTCCTCCTCAGCTTCCTCTGCCGTCAATGTACGGTGCTTGGCAATGGGAGTAAAGTTATACCAGTTATTAACTGGAAAGGCTTCAAAGGCACCATCTGGACACTGAGTGAAGATGTAGTAAGATGTGTTTTCTGTCACGCCACCCTTTTTCACACCTTTGAACCTGGGTGAAAAGAAACAGGAGATATgttcagaatttaaaacagaaggacctagcatggcatagtggtttgagcattggactatgactccgcTCAGCTCTGGAAGCCCACTGAttaaccttggacaaatcacactttctctcagcctcagataaaAGCAACAGcaagccccctctgaacaaatgttgttAAATGAACCctttagggctgccataagtcagaaatgagttgacagcaaaaaaacaataaatcattTGAAGACCGGGATTGAAAATTTTTGGCTATAGATCCAGAAAAGACACAAAGTGTGAGTTCATTgaatcatcaaaaagcaaaggtgttacaattttggatttggggagtatttcagatttctacATAGGGGAATATGCAACCTATTTTAATGGAAGCATTTATCAACATTCATATTTTCAGAAAGCTTTGACAGAAATAAGAGGTAAAAAAGCAGTTAATGCAAGTTTTGTTTAcagcattggttctcaacttggggtctccagatgttttaggcctataactcccagaaatcccagccagtttaccagctgttaggatttctaagtgttgaaggcccaaaacacctggggaccccagtttgaggaccattgatttacagtatttgatttttttttatttcaacttAAGAAGCATTTGTTTAGAAATCTATCTGATCTAGCAGACAAACTTTTTTTACTTCCATGTATTAGAGCCGAGTACCACTCTTGGACCCTATTACTGATTAAAATGGTAaatgtttctccttgacattaagtctagtcatgttcgactctagggggtggtgctcatctctatttctaagctgaagagcccgcgttgtccgtCCGTAGATACctgcaagatcatgtggccagcatgactgcatggagcactattaccttccagctggagcggtacctattgatctactcacatttgcatgttttcgaactgctaggtggcagaagctggggaaaacaatgggagctcaccctgccccatggattcaaactgccgatcaTCTGatcaacaaattcagcagctcagcagtttaacccactgcgccaccgcggCCTATGGTGTATTGATTACATCCACATAATTCCCAGAAACTTGCTACAATCTGGCAGCTAATGGCTCACAGAGCTGCAGGGTCTTTGGGCAGCAATTTCCTAGAGACAACCATGAAGATGTGTTTCTTTCCTCTCTCACATTATTAATGACCCAGGATCATCTgaggaaactgaattatatgtgaTTGAGCACAGACAGAAGTCCTTATTCATACAAAGCACAACTTAAAACTATGAAATTGGTTCCACAAGATAGAATGATAACTGCTAACCTGGTCAGTTTTAAAGGAGATTCGACAAAGTCTTGGAGGATAACGCTATCAGTGGCTACttggtgttgttattgttgctattattatttatcacCTCTATTGTCAGATGTAATAAGCCTCTGCATATGGTTTCTGGTAGCACAAGCAGGAAAATGCTGTTGCTCTGATGTCTTGTGAACTTCCAATTGGCATCTGTTTGGTTGCTCTGGGAGCAGGAGAATGAATTACGTAAGTCTCTGGTCTGATGCAGTCCAAGTTATGATCTTACATCTCTCATGAGTAAATAGTTCAACCCCCATATCAGGAGAACCAATATTTATGGTTTCATTGATCCGGTTCTCCTTATTCATTTAGGATATCCTGTACATGCCACACTCTCTTTTCAGTATCTCCATTATTTGGCCCACTGAAAATAATAGGTTtctctattattaataatttcagGTATTAATGTGAAGTCTGGGAACGTATCCCCACAGATATGAGGGTTGTGCTGCATCTCATTCTGCACTTGAGAAATGTTTGTATCTCTCCCTACATGCTCCCACTCTAGCCAAGGTGGAAGAATAATGTCAATCATCCTCCAAAATCAAGACCTCTTCTTGACAAAAGAGACCACCATCAACTGCTTACTTGCGTCCAGCTTTGCCGTTGACTTTCAGGATCCAGGGCTGGTCTTCTGGCTTGAACTCCTTTAAGATGATACCATATTTCTTCCGCCGTGCCTCTTCTCGTAGCTTGCGGTTGAACTCACTCCCAGCTCCTGATTCAGGCATTTCTTCTTCCTGGTAGATCTTCTTATTGCTGAGATCTCGCTCCATCTTTGCCTATGGAGAAGCAGGAAAGAAAatgctaaggcagtggttctcaacctgtgggtccccagatgttttggccttcaactcccagaaatcataacagctggtaaactggctgggatttctgggagtcttgggccaaaagacctggagcacacaggttgaaaaccactgtgctAAGCCTGGTATGTTCCCTGATAAGCAGGGAATAACAGTTTCCTAAGCAGCCCAATACAGTGGTTTGGTAAAGTATTCTTTCCAACATCATTTTGGGCCTTCTTTTTGATCCAGTGGCTGTTATACCATGGTGACAACCAGGAATAACATTTAATTGAATGAATATTTAAGTCAACAAGGACTAAAGCAGAAGCACCACAGCTTGGCTGTGCAGAGATGTGAAAACACAGGATCTCTCTACGGCTGAAAAGTTTGTGTTTGACACTGAACGAACTTTTGGTGCTTAAGCCTGTGTTCCTCCTTGCACATTTCCTTCACACTGAGATAACCTGGTTGTAAGTCtagcagaaaaaaataaacaaggaaTAGGACTGGCAAGATTTGAGTTTTGGCCTAAGATGCTAGAAACTAGGGTTCcaatccctacttggccatgaaaactttgGGGATGTTGCATTGTCTGTCTCAGggtaaggcaatggcaaacctcctctgaagaaatcttatcaagaaaaccccattataggttTGCCTGAAAGTTTCCATGAGTTGTTATATTTGCTAATTTTGGATTGTTTCCCCTCATATGAACACAGGTTGCTATTGCCCAGATAGTCAGCATGTAGGATTCAATCAACTACTGGGTATAACCTGAACTCAAGTGTCCTACCTGGTGCCAAGTGGCAAAGTTGACTTTGTCGGCAGCATTGAAGgccataatattatattttttggAGGTATTTCtatggaaagagaagaaaggcaaCCATGACTTACAATTTAATATCACACTGAGAAATAACCAAACATAACGTTGAGCAACACCTGCTTTAAGAAGAAAATTACAAATGGCACTTACTTGGGAACACGCACCACATATTCAGTTGCCGCCTGGCTGCTGGTtccctaaaaataaaaaaggcattTCCACAGGTTAAGAAAGAAAGTGGAATGGAAGGAGTGGATTACTTTGCAAAGCATATAAGGAAATATATATTGTCTATTTTAACTAACACACTCCCTGCAGGAAAagaaagatgataataataataataataataataataataataataataataataataatactttatttatatattgccctaTCTctttgagaggactcagggcaatttccaacatagcaaaagaaaccatacaacaaattaaacataataaagaataataaacatgaaacaagaacatacatttcaaaacaaacacaaaaattaaaaaaaaaacagttacgAAATGCTCCATCAGCAGAGCCAGATATAATGACCAGGGCTTCAGAGTGGGCAAGGCCAAGTATAAAGTGCTAGGCCAAAAGACCAAAGAAACAGTGACACTACAAAGAAGAATGAATTCCTAGTACAATCCAGTCCATCTTCCAGTATACTTCTTATAAACTGTAAGTCTAGCTTTGGTTGATCTACACATATTTTTACCAATGTACAAAATGTGAAGACCAAGGTATGGCTGCTTTTCCAATAAGGTGTTTCTGAAATATTTTGGACTTTCATTCAATGTGTATCTCACTGAGGTAGTTAAATACTCGAGTTTCTCTATCACTGCTGTAGAGAAAAAAACTGGACACAGAGAACTTTTTTCATCAAGCGTTGTTATAATATGCAAGGTGCCAGACGTTGGCTCCAAATCAAACCTCCAAAAAGTGTAACACAGGCCATTAGTTTGAGAGCAACTTTGCCAAAACAGGTCAGATGGGATTTCCAGGGATAATTGAGACTAGTGGTCTCAATTTGGGGCAATGTATTACGGCGGAAAATAGTGGCCTACTAGTGTATATACTGGGTGTTGCCTGGGTGTTGTTTACAGTAATTGGGATGCTCTTGATTAAGATGACACATGAATTTCAGACAACCTCAAGATTATAACAACTCACCAAGGAAGTCATTTCTGGATATGCTGTACAGGCATTCAGCAGCGACTCGGTAAAATACTAGCctgaagaagaaagaatgaaATAATCAGGTTTAACAGGATGAACGAAAGCTCTGTGAGTAAAGAAAGTCAGCAGAGGCACTGCAGAAAATGatggcggagggagggaggactgaaAATACCATATGGGAAAAGAGAAACAAGGAAAAACTTCAAGGACTGCcacattttgctgcctcaaaTTCTGGCTCTCCGAGAGTATCTCTAGAAAAGTGCAGAGTGCGTTTCATCAAAgcagatttttcttttaaaggacAAAATGTCTCCAGGAAGTAAAGGCCGAAATGTCTAGGagcagaagtgttttagattttggacaCATCTTGGAGATGGAGCCCAAGCCTAAACACATAATTTATTTGTGCTTCCTAGATacgcatataaatgttttaagggactttaactttgaatttttaaatactgtttatatttaattctgttttaatgtttgcatatttgtatattttaaattgtaagctaATGCTTTTGTGTTAAGTTGCTTTGAGTTTCCTGCGGGAGAGaccaagtggggtataaataaatataataacaataataatagtaataatatagccTGAAAGGAATTATATATACGATATTTTTAAGGCAAACCTTAtaaacattgaaccatcagaaagcaaaggtgtcactctcaGCCACAcaatttgaactgtggtgcccagaactggacacagtcttccagatgaggtctaatCAAAGcggaatacaaaggcaccatgacttccctcaatctagaccagtggttctcaaccttaaaacatatacagtagagtctcacttatccaacattctggattatccaacacatttttttagtcaatgttttcaatatacagtagagtctcacttatccaacataaatgggccggcagaacgttggataagcgaatatgttggataataaggagagattaaggagaagcctattaaacatcaaattaggttatggttttacaaattaagcaccaaaacatcatgttatacaacaaatttgatagaaaaagtagttcaatatgcagtaatgctatgtagtaattactgtatttacgaatttagcaccaaaatatcacaatgtattgaaaacattgactacaaaaatgtgttggataatccagaacgttggataagtgaatgttggataagtgagactctactgtattgtgatattttggtgctaaattcgtaaatacagtaattactacatagcattaatgtgtaatgaactacattttctgtcaaatttgttgtataacatgatgttttggtgcttaatttgtaaaatcataatctattttgatgtttaatagactttttcttaatctctccttattatccaacataatctctccttattatccaacatagatttccctagcctaaaatgatacattttaatatattggttttatgattcccgtccccttgatctggtcatgtaagtgtgacttattgttataactgtattattttactttgtttaataatgtgtattatgttgttatgtaatgtttgtgttgcttttatgactgtaaaccaccctgagtcccatccgggagatagggcggtatataaataaagtttttattattattattattattattattcgcttatccaatgttctgccggcccgtttatgttagataagtgagactctactgtatatgcgtatctttgttgtttattcattaatTCGCtgccgactctttgtgacctcatggaccagcccatgccagaactccctgtcagcTGTATCTCTAGGAAACACAAATAAATTATGAGTTAAGCTTTGGCCCTATctccaacagtggaactctccgcctcggggtgtggtgaagtctccttctttggaagcttttaaacagaggctggatggccatctgcccggggtgctttgactgtgcttttcctgcatggcccattcaactctattattctagtctatgattctaactcccacgattccatcgcCTTgggccatggcaggtaaaggAGAGTCAACCCACATTACTATTATACTGTAGGTTTGGTTGGCCAGAGAGAGAGCCAAATCCCTGGTTTAAAGGCCAGCCTTGAGGCGAAAGAAAGGAGAAGGGGAGCCTCCCAAACGCAATCGCTGGCTGTCCTTAATGCCCCTTTCTTTGCCCCAGGCTGGGATGCCTGACTTCAGaatggaagggagggaaagggaggttGGGAACAACCAAATCCACAAAAGAAAGCAGCACCATTCAAGACTCACCCTCTTCCAGGCAGCTTCAGCCTCCTCTAGTTCCGCCGCCACTACGCATGCGTTGAAACCCGGCGGCCGTCTTTACGTCTCTTTCTCCAAACTTCCGGTAGCCGTGTGTTTCTGTTCTAATCCTCCCTGCGAGAGGCGTTGGTGGCCGGCAGGGGTCGCCCTCGAGCTCTGGAATCAATCAACCCAACAGAGCGTTTGTCTCTATGTAGACATGCTTTTCAATGGCAGTTGTTCCAGGTTTCAGTGCGTCCAGAGTCGATGTTGCAATGTTTGGCGACTCCTGCAAAAAGGTACACAAGGGAAAACCGCTCTTCGGACAATAATTCCCAACATCCAACAAGCATGGGCACATTTCCAAGGAGAATCCAGTTTGTAAGATGGCACTGTTTCGGGAATGACTAAACCAGTTGGGTGACTTTAGggtcagtcacactctctcagcctcagggcccttccacacagccatatatcccagcataccaaggcagacaatcccacaatatctgctttggattgggttgcctgagtccacactgccatataactcaatTTAAAGCacataactttaataataataataactttgtgttgtcgaaggctttcatggccgggatcacagggttgttgtatgtctttcgggctgtgtggccatgttccagaagcattctctcctgacgtttcgcccacatctatggcaggcatcctcagaggcatccttacctcacaacctctgaggatgcctgccatagatgtgagcgaaacgtcaggagagaatgcttctggaacatggccacacagcccgaaagacatacaacaacccaataataactttatttttataccccgccccatctccccgaagggacttggggcggcttacatggggccttgcccgatacaacaatataataacaacaacaaaacaataaaacaaatatcccaacaataaaaacattagcatcaataaaacagtcattaaaatcaacatacagcataaaatgttaaaaacaggagactaatacacagatctaggccaaagtgcagaatattccgaaatggggagaggtagttttacagctaaaatggacaataaagtgcaatgtaataatgcaatgtaataataatggacaataaagtgcaatgtaataatgtgagattttatacagctgtgtggaagaggtcaTAGACACTAAATATTtcaaatttggttttttttttcgtgtcaggagcaaccggagttgcttctggagtgagagaattggccgtctgcaaggacgttgtccaggggacgcccggatgttttgatgtttttaccatccttgtgggaggcttctctcatgtccccgcatggagctggagctgatagagggagctcatccacactctccccaggtgggattcgaacctggcagctttcaggtcagcaacccaaccttcaagtcacttagtccactacgccatctgggggctccaacatTTCAaatgtacagtagtctctcacttatccaacgttctggattatccaacatattttgtagtcaatgttttcaatgtattgtgatattttggtgctaaattcgtaaattgtcaggacccaggctgcagggcaccaataaccatacacagaggccagaatctatctaatatctttattgaaggagtatataaagttaataaaaacaagtgtagaaaatagtccagaattagacctttcaggaaaggtcaaaattagtccaaagaaacaatgtccaatatgaaatattaaggtccaaagttgtaatccaataaccgaaacactcactttgccagtcaaagtgaggggagatgacaaggtcctttagtccatgaacttgaacgaggctaggaagtaacttgactctcggaataacaaggcttgaatacaaggcagcaaggaacgaggaacaagaacaagatccgtggtatttacttggcaaaatccgggaaacaaggcaaggctgggtcttggaaagcaaggcaaaatccgtggaagaacaaggctggaaaacgaaggcttgaatcaggaacaaaggcttggaagcggagtagctgtccacacacactactccagttgctgacgaattgac
Protein-coding sequences here:
- the gtf2f1 gene encoding general transcription factor IIF subunit 1 isoform X1; the protein is MTSLGTSSQAATEYVVRVPKNTSKKYNIMAFNAADKVNFATWHQAKMERDLSNKKIYQEEEMPESGAGSEFNRKLREEARRKKYGIILKEFKPEDQPWILKVNGKAGRKFKGVKKGGVTENTSYYIFTQCPDGAFEAFPVNNWYNFTPIAKHRTLTAEEAEEEWERRNKVLNHFSIMQQRRLKDQGEEEEEEKEKKGKKKGSDLKIHDLEDDLEMSSDDSEFSDADGEKPTKPKKKAPLTKKKKKKKGSDDEAFEDSDDGDFEGQEVDYMSDGSSSSVEEVVGKPKTTNEEDIPKGIDEASESSEESEEEKPAEEKEEEEEEKKVPTPQDKKKKKDSSDESETSEDSDIDSEASSALFMTKKKTPPKKERKGSASSSQGNSRPGTPLVDASSTSSTLRAAANKLEQGKRQGGSGEFPAAKRLKLESGNQAATTSGKSTPQPQSGKSTPNSGDVQLTEDAVRRYLTRKPMTTKDLLKKFQTKKTGLSSDQTVNVLAQILKRLNPERKNINDKMHFFLKE
- the gtf2f1 gene encoding general transcription factor IIF subunit 1 isoform X2, giving the protein MTSLGTSSQAATEYVVRVPKNTSKKYNIMAFNAADKVNFATWHQAKMERDLSNKKIYQEEEMPESGAGSEFNRKLREEARRKKYGIILKEFKPEDQPWILKVNGKAGRKFKGVKKGGVTENTSYYIFTQCPDGAFEAFPVNNWYNFTPIAKHRTLTAEEAEEEWERRNKVLNHFSIMQQRRLKDQGEEEEEEKEKKGKKKGSDLKIHDLEDDLEMSSDDSEFSDADGEKPTKPKKKAPLTKKKKKKKGSDDEAFEDSDDGDFEGQEVDYMSDGSSSVEEVVGKPKTTNEEDIPKGIDEASESSEESEEEKPAEEKEEEEEEKKVPTPQDKKKKKDSSDESETSEDSDIDSEASSALFMTKKKTPPKKERKGSASSSQGNSRPGTPLVDASSTSSTLRAAANKLEQGKRQGGSGEFPAAKRLKLESGNQAATTSGKSTPQPQSGKSTPNSGDVQLTEDAVRRYLTRKPMTTKDLLKKFQTKKTGLSSDQTVNVLAQILKRLNPERKNINDKMHFFLKE